A single Zootoca vivipara chromosome 1, rZooViv1.1, whole genome shotgun sequence DNA region contains:
- the LOC118088609 gene encoding uncharacterized protein LOC118088609, protein MKKDIDALIAEERAEIIAKYEKGRQEGAQIDPWEDADFTLYKVTDRFGFLHEHELPTRSALEEKQKLQEIERVDKWLKMLRKWGKYRNSEKMFRRVYKGIPLQVRGQVWSLLLDIENIKMENEGKYEKMKEQAKSFSSEIKQIDLDVNRTFRNHIMFRDRYGVKQQALFHVLSAYSVYNTEVSYCQGMSQIAAILLMYLNEEDAFWALAQLLTNQRHAMHGFFIPGFPKLQRFQAHHEAILSKLFPKLKKHMDKEQMSTGIYTTKWFLQCFIDRTPFTLTLRLWDIYILEGERVLTAMAYTILKLHKKRLLKMTLEDLREFLQEKIAGSLHFEDDIVIEQLQASMAELRKMKCDLPPPAKSEEFPKKPLGLERSLNPVSVKPNVAANGQKKAAGDLNHDKDVVMQPSPDKSPTHLNETIVNSNKAMHERASAPQRNGPPIQAEPADVHQNPFQNHHQPSQKFEMEEKQVGENANEIPLEGGPIMLDDIEVIGESQDVVMVCNVAESLECSGVERCSLQENNPCLFIDDIDHAAPQLLQGETDGLPMDNSLWEESHLQSQTLEADRSITLNSTETVLESEIFCQVPLLPSLEEKITSELASSVCNDAALQDGSITCSSEDLLSEDVVLLPDHLYQPPSPDLSSMTEHSQSTTCDLSESTAAPCPTKALAALLLPFQDGQRRPSNASQYDNLSEGDNGDEKSPVQVPGSKKLAVLIPQTELCAPVLKCTVPKSASVGELENLQRQSWETVDLMQQPNEYGQPISFAVLYPHKNHPGGGSVPILSELDSEMQLLSEGFQARPTSSPVLQEQHSPFRIVKTTTPLHLAHATEQDFSSKKQVALPLPEASCHDAGDADTLPPVAMETLGGDASDCDQKSWNTLSGSPALQRPKPKIPPKVFKTHSDNNFYPGCPPMVQMSKSVTF, encoded by the exons ATGAAGAAAGATATAGATGCCTTAATAGCAGAGGAAAGGGCAGAAATCATTGCTAAGTATGAGAAG GGAAGGCAGGAAGGAGCTCAGATTGATCCGTGGGAAGATGCTGACTTCACTCTCTACAAAGTCACTGACAGATTTGGGTTTTTGCa TGAGCATGAGCTACCAACCCGCAGTGCTCTGGAGGAGAAG CAAAAACTTCAGGAGATTGAACGAGTGGACAAATGGCTGAAGAtgttaagaaaatggggaaaatacaGAAACAGTGAAAAG ATGTTTCGCAGAGTTTATAAAGGGATTCCCCTCCAGGTGCGAGGCCAAGTCTGGTCACTCCTGCTGGATATTGAAAACATTAAGATGGAGAATGAAGGAAAGTATGAG AAAATGAAAGAACAAGCCAAGAGTTTCTCATCAGAAATCAAGCAGATAGATCTTGATGTCAATCGCACCTTTCGAAACCACATCATGTTCCGGGATCGCTATGGAGTAAA GCAACAAGCCTTATTTCATGTCCTGTCAGCCTACTCAGTTTACAACACG GAAGTGAGCTACTGCCAAGGAATGAGTCAGATTGCAGCTATCCTGCTGATGTACTTAAACGAAGAGGATGCCTTTTGGGCACTGGCACAGCTACTTACCAATCAGAGGCACGCAATGCATG GATTTTTCATTCCTGGATTCCCAAAGCTACAGAGATTCCAAGCCCATCATGAGGCAATCTTAAGTAAACTCTTTCCGAAGCTGAAGAAGCACATG GACAAGGAGCAGATGTCTACAGGGATTTATACAACGAAGTGGTTCCTCCAGTGCTTCATTGACCGG ACCCCATTTACTTTAACTCTGCGGCTATGGGATATCTACATTCTGGAAGGAGAGAGGGTTCTGACAGCCATGGCCTACACTATCCTCAAGTTGCATAAAA AGCGCTTGTTGAAAATGACCCTAGAGGACCTAAGGGAATTCCTGCAAGAAAAAATTGCTGGCTCCTTGCATTTTGAAGACGATATTGTAATTGAGCAATTGCAAGCGTCCATGGCTGAACTGCGCAAAATGAAATGTGACCTGCCACCCCCAG CAAAATCTGAAGAATTCCCCAAGAAACCTCTGGGGCTGGAGCGCTCTCTCAATCCGGTGTCAGTGAAGCCTAATGTTGCAGCTAACGGCCAGAAAAAGGCGGCCGGGGACCTCAACCATGACAAAGATGTTGTAATGCAACCTTCTCCAGATAAAAGTCCTACTCACTTGAACGAAACAATAGTTAATTCAAATAAGGCAATGCATGAGAGAGCCTCTGCTCCACAACGCAATGGACCACCCATCCAAGCTGAACCAGCTGATGTGCACCAAAATCCATTCCAGAATCATCATCAGCCAAGCCAAAAGTTTGAAATGGAAGAGAAACAAGTAGGAGAAAATGCCAATGAAATCCCATTGGAGGGTGGTCCTATAATGCTGGATGATATTGAGGTCATTGGAGAAAGTCAGGATGTGGTGATGGTCTGTAATGTGGCTGAATCATTGGAGTGCAGTGGCGTAGAGAGGTGTAGTTTACAGGAAAATAACCCCTGTCTTTTTATAGATGATATAGACCATGCTGCTCCCCAGCTGCTTCAAGGTGAGACAGATGGATTGCCAATGGACAACTCTCTCTGGGAGGAGTCTCACTTGCAGAGCCAGACCTTAGAAGCAGACCGGTCTATCACCCTCAATAGTACAGAGACAGTATTGGAGTCAGAGATATTCTGCCAAGTGCCATTGCTTCCATCTCTTGAAGAGAAAATAACCTCAGAGTTGGCATCATCTGTGTGTAATGATGCAGCTCTTCAAGATGGAAGCATCACCTGCTCCTCTGAGGATTTATTATCTGAAGATGTTGTGCTGCTTCCAGATCACCTGTACCAGCCTCCAAGTCCAGACTTGTCTTCTATGACAGAACATAGCCAGTCCACAACATGTGACTTGTCAGAAAGCACAGCTGCTCCATGTCCGACCAAAGCACTTGCTGCTCTTCTTCTCCCATTTCAGGATGGACAACGGCGACCTTCTAATGCATCTCAGTATGATAACCTGTCTGAAGGTGACAATGGAGACGAGAAATCTCCTGTACAGGTTCCCGGTTCTAAGAAACTGGCAGTTTTAATACCACAGACTGAGCTCTGTGCTCCTGTGTTAAAGTGTACAGTGCCCAAGTCTGCATCAGTTGGGGAGCTAGAAAATCTGCAGAGACAAAGTTGGGAAACGGTAGATTTGATGCAACAGCCCAACGAATATGGCCAGCCCATTTCATTTGCGGTGCtgtatcctcacaagaaccaCCCTGGTGGGGGCAGTGTGCCAATCTTATCTGAGCTGGACTCTGAGATGCAGTTGCTGTCAGAAGGCTTCCAAGCCCGGCCCACTTCATCCCCGGTGTTGCAGGAGCAGCACAGCCCCTTCAGAATAGTAAAGACTACCACCCCGCTTCACTTGGCTCATGCTACTGAGCAAGACTTCTCAAGCAAAAAGCAAGTGGCTCTGCCCTTGCCAGAAGCCAGCTGCCACGATGCAGGTGATGCTGACACACTTCCTCCTGTAGCTATGGAAACTCTGGGTGGGGATGCCAGTGACTGTGATCAGAAGTCATGGAACACTTTGAGTGGTTCACCTGCCCTTCAAAGGCCAAAGCCAAAAATCCCACCCAAGGTTTTCAAAACTCATTCAGATAACAATTTCTATCCCGGCTGCCCTCCCATGGTGCAAATGTCTAAGTCAGTCACATTCTAG